The following DNA comes from Theropithecus gelada isolate Dixy chromosome 7a, Tgel_1.0, whole genome shotgun sequence.
GACTGGAACTCATCTTTTAGCACTGTGCTTTGTACTTGAAGCCACACTCTTGATTCCCAAGGTTACTTACTCACAAAAAAGCAAGAGTTTTGACATATCCCTACAAAAATCACTCTCCCCCGGGTTCATCTGAGTAACTAGACAGAATGGATGACGAGGAGGATAGAGGTAAAACATTAGTAACTACTTAATAAATTAATTAGTGTATAACCAGCTGGTAGGAAGGTGGGTAATGTAGAGTTGCCACCTTATTAAACCAGAAAATTCTTATCAGCACTTTCCAGAGCCCTTTGGGCTAGGTAATGTGATTTACAACAGTTCTTCACCACCCAAGCAGCATAGGAGCAGAGCAGACTTTGCATTCTCTCCTAGGCCTGCACTTGATTAAGCTTACATCATGTGACTGTTCAGGTACAGTGTGAGAAGACAGCATCTCATCCCCTCTTCTAGAACTGATCATTGATTGGAGGGCTAATTCTTCAACCTAGAAAAGAAGAGTTGGGGACACTTTTCCTTACTATTTCACTGGATGTGGTTAAACTGCTGGGCACACCATGAAAGGTTTGCATCAAGAGAGGGAATGAAAACTATCTCTGTTGCTCTAGAGGGAAAGTTGGAGGCTCTTAGGTTTTCTCTTAAGGAGATGAGTAAAGAAAGACTCCAGCCCTTTTCCCCTGGGCTGAACAGGTGCTCTGGCTGAGTCATGACTTCCACTTCCCCAGACCTAGCAACTCAAAGTACAAGTGTGTCATTAAAACAGCCAAGTGTCATCTGATTCCTCAGAGATTCCCTGGACCTGAGGCTGTCAACTCAGTAATGAGAAGGTGaaggaaagaatagaaaacagaGGTGTCATCTGAAGCATAAGGAAATCTGGGCTTTGGAGGTGGTCATCGATATACTCATTAGGTACTGGGTACTGTGGGAATACAGGGACACAAATAAGTGGAGGGCATTATGACTTCCctaaggaggccaggtgcagtggctcatgcctgtaatcccagcactttgggaggccgaggcgggcggatcatgaggtcaggagatcgagaacatcctggctaacactgtgaaaccccgtctctactaaaaatacaacttccCCAAGGAAAAATGCTTATGATTTTGATATGTCATAGGTGtacttttcattttacaaagggCTTTGGTAATCCTCACCTCATATGGACTTAAAGTTTCTGAAAAAGGGCCAAgcccagtggctcatacctgtaatcccagcacttagggagctGGAGGTGggtaatcacctgaggtcaggagttcgagtacaccctggccaacatggtgaaacccagtctctactaaatacaaaaaattagcccggcgtggtggcacatgcctgtaatcccagctacttgggaggctgaggcagaatcccttgaacccaggaggtggaggttgcagtgagccaagatcgcgccattgcactctagcctgagcaacaacagtgaaactctgtctcaagaaaaaaaaaaaagactctgaaaAGGATGCTGAGCAGGGATTAGCATAATAACCTccccaggacttttttttttttttttaaaggcagagtctcCCCGTATAGcgcatgctggagtgcagtggcacaatctggacTCTCTGcagcttgacctcctgggctctggctatcctcccacctcagtttcccaagtagctggactacaggcacgcaccatcacgctcagctaattttaattttttttgtaaggccggccgtggtggctcaagtctgtaatctcagcactttggaaggccgaggtggctaatggcttgagctcaggagctcgaaaccagactgagcaacatggcgaaaccccgtctctactaaaaatacaaaaattagccgggcatggtggtgcacgcctgtaatcccagttacttgggaaggtGAAGCacgagactcgcttgaacccagaaggcagaggttgcagtgagccgagatcgtgtcactgcatgccagcctgggcgacagagtgaggccctgtctcaattttttgtagagacgaggtctcactatatacCCCGGGCTGAGGGGCTGCATTAAGCACAGGTGTGGGAAGTGGCCCACGTGGGCCTAAATCCCGACTCCTCAAGGCCATGGCGTCTGGAAGCTCCAAACGTTAGGACAAGTCTCTTCTCCCACGGCCTCAGTGTCTTCCTTGGTAGCATGGGAGGATCTGGGAGTTCCTTCTGGCTTGGCAAAACTAGAGCCATTTCAAGCGCCAAGGCAAACTAGAAAACAGCAGCTCAGGAGGAAGGGGTCGGTGGCCAGAGGGGTCTAGGCGAGCCTTCGGGAGGGAGCACTTCCTCAGACTGCTGTCTGAGGGCCATTAACATTTACAGGAAGCAGCAGGTAGGACTGCACTTGCCAAACACACATCCCTGGGCCTCACCCTAGACTTGCGAGGTCAAATTTCTGAGAGGTGGGGCCTAAGAAGCGCACAGcaaactccccaggtgattcagatACCTGTTTGTTTGTAAACCTGTAAATTGGCGCCACCACAGATAGTGAGTAGGGGAGAACTGACCGCAGCAGGTGGTCACCGCAAAGGCCGAGGTTGGGGGGTCTGCACCGCAGAGGCCCAGGTTGGGGGGTCGCTCAGGAGGAATGGAGGAGGAGCGGGAGAGGGCCGCGGGGTCACCTTGAGGCGGTTCAGCTGGTCGTGCAGGGCTGCCTTCAACCGCAGCAGCGTCTCCTCCTCCTTGCGCAGTTCCTGAAGCCGGCTCAGCATGTTTCCTGGTCACATAGCCGACCTCCGCGATGCCGTCGGCCCGGCGCTCGGTGATGACGCCATCGCCACCGACTCCCGGAAACCGAGCGGGGAGACGGGGCTGCCCGCCACATTGGGGAAAGGCGAGGGATGCGCCCCCTTCCGGCGCCCGCCGTAACCTGGCCACTCCGCGGGCGACGAGCTGCAGGAAGGGTGCCTGTGTCAAAACACCTTGATTCATGAGTAATGATCAAGATTTCGAAATTAGATCCATGGAGCGGCAAAGAACCTGAAGAAATCTTGGGTTTGGCCATCCTTTAATCCAATAGGCCATTTCCACACCAAGTGGTCAAACACCGTTTCAAATAACTGGGTGAACAGCACTTCCAATGTGGTGTTCCAGCAAGTGGCTATTTTTAACCCCACAAAACCTGCAGATGTATTTGAAGGCAGGCACCAAATCAGTAGCACATGAACTCTACTGTGTTAAGAGGGTCTGCAGGGTAGGACTCACAGTGGACTTTAAAGGGGTAAGGCTGCACAAAACAGAGAACTAAAGAGCATGAAAATAAAGCCGTGCTAAGAAATGATGTGCTTAAGAACTGAGATTTGGCCCTGGAAATGGGGAAGGTAACAGATCACCTTGGCTATGAACTTTCAGAATGTCTGACAGTTTGAGACTGTCACAGGGAAGCTGAGTTTAACAATCCAGATGCAAAACAAGACTTTGACACAGGACAAGAGGTTAATTCTAGGGTATTATTTGCAGGTTAGCtttatgagttaaaaaaaaagggggggcccTTGTATCTGGAGGCCATTGGAGGCATTTCATGGCTATTTCTTTTGGACACACTTGGTTAACAATCACCAAGACACACGTAAGTCCTGAAAAATGCTTCTGGTACTTTTGGGGCAGTCtccctctgacacccaggctggaggacaatggtacaatcttggttcattgcaacttccacctcccaggttcaagtgattctcctgcctcagcttccccagtagctggggttacagacgtgtaCCAtgaccagctattttttttttaattttcagtagagatggaatttcatcatgttggccaggctggtcttgaactcatggcctcaagtgctTTGCCCACCTTAGggtcccagtgttgggattacaggtgtggcctTCTGGCACTTTTTCAAACCATGGGTGAAAATATTCAACTCTATTGTCATAGCTGGTTAAAaagaacacttttcaaaaggtAATTAATTTTACTGCAGTACCAAAAAAATTGTTCTCCAATTGTGCCCTCTTGTGGTTAAAgtgttaaatatttacaaaatttaacCTATTTTCCACCTGGTGGGGAGCTAAACTTGAACAGCCTCTGCGTTTCTCACCAAGTCCTGTTACACTTACTTTTAagccacattattttaaaaaatcgtaATTTTTTAATCATTCCCCTTCCATTGAACTCCATGGACTCAGTATAAAATGGAACAGTCTAAATTATGGCCAACaaaatgtcactttaaaaaaattataaccaaGCTTTACAGAACACACCAACAAGCCATGTTTCTCACTGCCTGTATGATCAGGTATTTATTCAAGAGAAGCTGTCCAAAATGATGTAACCTTTATGGAATAATCAAATTTAAGAGTTCATGCAGCAGGCTTCTTTTCCTCTGTAGTAGGTTTCTTTTCTGCAGGCTTCTTTTCAGGGGCCGGTTTCTTGGTAGCTGCTGCCTTTTTTCCCACCAGAGGCTTCTTCTGCTTCTTAACACCAACAGcagccttctttcctttcttacctACCACAGGCTTCTTGCCTGCAACCGCCGCCTTCTCATCTGATTTGGCTTCTAGTGCTGCTGCTGCAGCAGCTGCCTTATCCACCCGGAGCTTGTGCTGCAACAAATTAAGCAGAAAACAGTAAGAATCAAAATATTCTAAGAACTTAATGtatcagtagaaaaaaaaaaaaacccagccaggcgcggtggctcacgcctgtaatcccagcactttgggaggctgaggcgggtgaatcacctgaggtcaggagtttgagaccagccccaccaat
Coding sequences within:
- the SNAPC5 gene encoding snRNA-activating protein complex subunit 5 isoform X1, whose translation is MLSRLQELRKEEETLLRLKAALHDQLNRLKVEELALQSMISSRRGDEMLSSHTVPEQSHDMLVHVDNEASINQTTLELSTKSHVTEEEEEEEEEESDS